A stretch of Heliomicrobium undosum DNA encodes these proteins:
- a CDS encoding CotS family spore coat protein has translation MKTVYGIMGIDPRVLLAYRMRPRRIEPVRGAYRIEDTGGVWVLKRFPHAVEDLQFIFRAQHHLAARGFRRFSPIRLTPQGALCLSVGSEHWLCSAWVEGRECDFDRWRDLAATAAAVAEFHYAGRGFIASEFAGRCLWQRWPQIIATKTAQLEACRRVAVERMEQRVHAGGEEPNDSTEFDRLFLTHADTLLAEAREACALLDHSAYSMLMEREAAGGGLCHHDLAHHNVIIDDEGQIFFLDFDHAVMDTRLHDVGSLLIRALKRDRWSVEKGVNLLSAYHDAYPLSQAEREVLVAFLSFPNDFWQYVYAYYFESLAQPPEYHIKRLKRFLNHQKQRRRFLNDFPGRL, from the coding sequence GTGAAGACCGTCTATGGAATCATGGGAATCGACCCGCGGGTGCTGCTGGCCTACCGGATGCGCCCCCGGCGCATCGAACCGGTGCGTGGCGCCTATCGGATCGAGGACACCGGAGGCGTGTGGGTCTTAAAGAGATTCCCCCATGCTGTGGAGGACCTGCAGTTCATCTTTCGGGCGCAGCATCATCTGGCCGCGCGGGGGTTCCGGCGCTTTTCCCCTATCCGGCTGACACCGCAGGGCGCCCTCTGCTTGAGCGTGGGAAGCGAGCATTGGCTCTGTTCGGCCTGGGTCGAAGGGCGCGAGTGCGATTTTGACCGCTGGCGCGATCTGGCGGCGACGGCGGCGGCAGTAGCGGAGTTTCACTACGCCGGACGAGGATTTATCGCCTCCGAGTTCGCCGGTCGCTGTCTCTGGCAGCGGTGGCCTCAGATTATCGCGACAAAGACGGCCCAGTTGGAGGCCTGCCGGCGGGTTGCTGTGGAAAGGATGGAACAGCGGGTGCACGCAGGGGGCGAGGAGCCAAATGATTCGACTGAGTTTGACCGGCTCTTTCTCACCCATGCGGACACCCTGTTGGCGGAGGCCCGCGAGGCTTGCGCCCTGCTCGACCATTCCGCCTACAGCATGCTGATGGAAAGGGAGGCAGCGGGAGGCGGGCTTTGTCACCATGACCTGGCTCACCATAACGTGATCATCGACGACGAGGGACAGATCTTTTTTCTCGACTTCGATCACGCCGTGATGGATACGCGGCTCCACGACGTCGGCAGCTTGTTGATCCGGGCCTTGAAACGGGATCGCTGGTCTGTCGAGAAGGGGGTCAATCTCCTCTCCGCCTATCATGACGCTTATCCCCTTTCCCAGGCTGAGCGGGAGGTGTTGGTGGCCTTTTTATCCTTTCCAAACGATTTCTGGCAGTACGTCTACGCCTACTACTTTGAGTCTCTCGCTCAGCCGCCGGAATACCATATCAAGCGGCTGAAGCGCTTCCTGAACCACCAAAAGCAAAGACGTCGCTTTTTAAATGACTTTCCCGGGCGTCTTTGA
- a CDS encoding substrate-binding domain-containing protein, with amino-acid sequence MALVLFLVFSLILTACGTAPKPGGQSAQPGQSQNTPAPAQPDLILATTTSTMDSGLLDVIIPAFEKKTGYKVKPLSVGTGQALAYGEKGEADVLLVHAPDAEKKVVEKGAAVNRKLVMHNDFILVGPSDDPAGVKGLGSTVEALKKIAGAGKLFVSRGDDSGTHKMEKSFWQKAALTPAGNAWYQETGAGMGQTLNVASEKQGYTLTDRATYLAQKKNLKLAIVLEKEPALLNIYHVMEVNAEKFPKVNKDGAKAFSDFLLSAESQEMIKNFGVDKYGEPLFVPDAGKNVESLGK; translated from the coding sequence ATGGCCCTCGTCCTGTTCCTCGTCTTTTCACTGATCCTCACCGCCTGTGGGACTGCGCCCAAACCGGGTGGACAGTCGGCGCAGCCCGGTCAGTCGCAGAACACGCCGGCGCCTGCTCAGCCCGATCTGATCCTGGCTACGACGACGAGCACCATGGACAGCGGACTTCTCGATGTGATTATTCCGGCCTTTGAGAAAAAGACGGGATACAAGGTGAAGCCCCTCTCCGTCGGGACCGGACAGGCTCTCGCCTACGGCGAAAAAGGGGAGGCCGATGTGCTCCTCGTCCACGCCCCTGACGCCGAGAAGAAGGTCGTCGAGAAGGGCGCCGCCGTCAACCGCAAACTGGTCATGCACAATGACTTCATCCTTGTCGGTCCGTCTGACGATCCTGCCGGTGTCAAAGGGCTCGGTTCGACGGTGGAAGCGCTGAAGAAGATCGCCGGCGCCGGGAAACTCTTTGTCTCTCGCGGCGACGACTCGGGAACTCATAAGATGGAGAAATCCTTCTGGCAGAAAGCGGCTCTCACCCCGGCAGGCAACGCCTGGTACCAGGAGACCGGCGCAGGGATGGGACAGACGCTGAACGTGGCTTCGGAGAAACAAGGATACACCCTGACGGACCGGGCCACTTACCTGGCGCAGAAGAAGAACCTGAAACTGGCCATCGTCCTGGAGAAGGAGCCGGCGCTCCTCAATATCTACCATGTCATGGAAGTTAATGCCGAGAAATTTCCCAAGGTGAATAAGGACGGCGCCAAAGCCTTCAGCGATTTCCTGCTTTCTGCCGAAAGCCAGGAGATGATCAAAAACTTCGGCGTCGATAAATACGGCGAGCCGCTCTTCGTGCCGGACGCCGGAAAAAATGTGGAGAGCCTCGGGAAGTAA